One window of the Sphaerochaeta associata genome contains the following:
- a CDS encoding rubredoxin-like domain-containing protein: MEDAMRELSAQELGALCSNLQKACSKQMRSEEAALFGELASFYDQRREALPKAEYRMLLQLINDDLGRAYAEANEQASAVKDRGALRALVWGEKVTKLLKSLLVRYEKQQAGLLENTKVWVCEICGFVYVGEQPPEICPICKVPSFKIHAVQKEAV, encoded by the coding sequence ATGGAAGATGCCATGAGAGAACTTTCGGCCCAAGAGTTGGGTGCCTTATGCTCCAACCTGCAGAAAGCTTGTTCCAAGCAGATGAGGAGTGAAGAGGCTGCCTTGTTCGGCGAGCTTGCGTCCTTTTACGATCAGAGGCGGGAGGCCTTGCCCAAGGCTGAATATCGAATGCTGTTGCAGCTAATCAATGATGATTTGGGTCGAGCCTACGCCGAGGCGAACGAACAAGCTTCAGCTGTAAAGGATCGTGGAGCCCTCAGGGCTTTGGTTTGGGGTGAAAAGGTCACCAAGCTGCTGAAGAGCTTGTTGGTCCGCTATGAGAAACAGCAAGCCGGCCTTCTGGAGAATACCAAGGTCTGGGTGTGTGAAATCTGCGGTTTTGTCTATGTTGGTGAACAACCTCCCGAGATTTGCCCCATCTGCAAGGTCCCGAGCTTTAAAATCCACGCTGTTCAGAAGGAGGCCGTCTGA
- a CDS encoding MFS transporter — protein sequence MKSSLSIYRGLPQPIYVLFFSTVINAVGIFVYPFLALYLTRRLGYTALQAGTYMTFASILYVPGSMIGSKLADTIGRKPVLVIFQLMMDLCFVLAGFFEGKPIIPYLVLLALFFDGMVDPAREAMKTDLTTMENRQVSFSLIYLGHNVGFAIGPVIAGYLFYTYPSWIFFGNAIAGAFATLLVMIKIKESKPSKETIEESKRWKTTEKGEEGGILKALFTRPRLLFFALSVTFFSYAYSQTLFALPLLTTKLFGQDGAALYGRMMALNGIVVVLGNPIIVSKLRRFHPLANITASGLLYAVGFSLFAFAVSPIAFLALTVIFTTGEIINATNEHFYVANNTPISHRSRFSAILPIIMGTGHAVAPIIGGSIIEAHSMNLLWISTGLGALIGSLGIFILYLTEKKPRN from the coding sequence ATGAAATCGAGCCTGAGTATCTATCGCGGTCTCCCCCAGCCCATCTACGTACTCTTTTTCTCCACCGTCATCAATGCAGTGGGCATTTTCGTCTATCCATTTTTGGCGCTTTATCTCACCCGACGTCTTGGTTACACCGCCCTTCAGGCCGGCACCTACATGACCTTTGCATCCATACTGTACGTCCCCGGCTCCATGATCGGCAGCAAGCTCGCCGATACCATCGGACGGAAACCAGTATTGGTAATCTTCCAACTGATGATGGATCTCTGCTTCGTGCTGGCCGGCTTTTTTGAAGGAAAACCGATAATCCCCTACCTGGTCCTGCTGGCCCTCTTCTTTGACGGCATGGTCGACCCGGCACGGGAAGCGATGAAAACCGACCTCACCACCATGGAAAACCGCCAAGTCTCGTTCAGTCTGATTTATCTCGGCCACAACGTCGGCTTTGCCATCGGTCCGGTCATCGCCGGCTACCTTTTCTACACCTACCCAAGCTGGATATTCTTCGGCAATGCCATCGCAGGAGCCTTCGCCACTCTCTTGGTGATGATTAAAATCAAGGAGAGCAAGCCATCCAAGGAGACCATCGAGGAGAGCAAACGGTGGAAGACCACGGAGAAGGGCGAGGAAGGGGGCATACTCAAGGCTTTGTTCACCCGCCCCCGGCTGCTGTTCTTCGCACTCTCGGTCACCTTCTTCAGCTACGCCTACAGCCAAACCCTCTTCGCCCTCCCCCTGTTGACCACCAAGCTGTTCGGCCAGGATGGAGCGGCATTGTATGGGAGAATGATGGCCCTCAACGGAATTGTGGTGGTCCTGGGCAATCCAATCATCGTCTCCAAGCTCAGGCGTTTCCACCCTCTCGCAAATATTACAGCAAGCGGGCTCTTGTATGCCGTAGGCTTCTCTCTTTTCGCGTTTGCCGTCAGCCCGATTGCATTCCTTGCCCTGACGGTCATCTTTACCACCGGGGAGATCATCAACGCCACCAACGAGCACTTCTACGTTGCAAACAACACCCCGATCAGTCACAGGTCGCGTTTCTCTGCGATTCTCCCCATCATTATGGGAACAGGGCATGCGGTGGCCCCGATCATCGGAGGCTCGATCATCGAGGCGCACTCGATGAACCTGCTGTGGATTTCCACAGGACTCGGCGCCTTGATAGGTTCACTGGGAATTTTCATCCTCTACCTGACAGAAAAAAAACCCCGAAACTGA
- a CDS encoding Fic family protein yields the protein MFIEDYRAGAYETQTGFKSFIPSPINSSWEWRNTRINTLLEKANMELGSLNAYAELIPNIDIYIRMHIHVEANKSSKIEGTKTTIEEDMLPLMEVDPEKRDDVQEVQNYIAALQYGVERITKDGFPVSSRLIREIHRCLMNGVRGEFKTPGEFRLSQNWIGGSMPSKASYVPPAHIHIPQLMSDLEQFIHNDSIDVPMLVKAALVHYQFESIHPFLDGNGRTGRILIPLMLLHEGLLKKPCFYISEYFDLHRTEYYDALNRVRTHNDLLGWLLFFLEASVSTAEEARKKFSNAVAFVGETSRIARQLSGKTDNLMRVLDVFFEKPVQTAIQLASTLELSTQTVNRALNQLIQENLIEEKTGNARNRVFVCKGYLDIFQA from the coding sequence ATGTTTATAGAAGACTATAGAGCTGGTGCGTACGAAACACAGACTGGGTTTAAATCCTTCATTCCGAGTCCAATAAATAGCTCATGGGAGTGGCGAAATACCAGAATCAACACATTATTGGAAAAAGCCAATATGGAACTGGGGAGTCTCAATGCATATGCTGAATTGATACCGAATATTGATATCTACATTCGCATGCATATTCATGTAGAAGCAAACAAATCCAGCAAAATCGAAGGGACTAAAACAACGATTGAAGAAGATATGCTTCCTCTCATGGAAGTAGATCCTGAAAAACGCGATGATGTACAGGAAGTACAGAATTATATTGCTGCTTTGCAGTATGGGGTGGAACGAATAACAAAAGATGGGTTTCCCGTTAGTTCACGATTGATCCGTGAAATTCATCGATGTCTTATGAATGGTGTTCGTGGTGAATTCAAGACGCCGGGCGAGTTTAGATTGAGCCAGAATTGGATTGGGGGATCCATGCCGTCCAAGGCGTCATATGTACCTCCTGCACATATACATATACCTCAATTGATGTCTGATTTGGAGCAATTCATCCATAATGACTCAATTGATGTGCCAATGTTGGTCAAAGCGGCATTGGTTCATTATCAATTTGAAAGCATTCATCCCTTTTTGGATGGTAATGGCCGTACTGGGAGAATTCTTATTCCGTTGATGCTTTTACATGAAGGCCTGCTTAAAAAACCATGCTTCTATATATCTGAATATTTTGATTTGCATCGTACCGAGTACTATGATGCACTCAATCGTGTTCGCACACATAATGATTTACTTGGTTGGTTGCTTTTCTTTTTGGAAGCTTCCGTCTCAACAGCTGAGGAAGCTCGGAAGAAATTCAGCAATGCTGTTGCTTTCGTAGGAGAGACTTCCAGGATTGCAAGACAACTATCTGGAAAGACCGATAATCTCATGCGGGTTCTTGATGTTTTTTTCGAGAAACCTGTACAGACAGCGATTCAGCTTGCCAGTACGCTTGAGTTGAGTACCCAGACTGTAAACCGAGCTTTGAATCAGCTCATTCAGGAAAATCTCATTGAGGAGAAGACTGGAAACGCAAGGAATCGTGTATTTGTATGTAAGGGATATCTTGATATCTTCCAGGCGTAG
- the ilvB gene encoding biosynthetic-type acetolactate synthase large subunit: protein MQMTGAQIIIECLVEQGVDTVFGFPGGAVLPLYDALFQNQRRIRHILTSHEQGASHAADGYARSTGKVGVCIATSGPGATNLVTGIATAYMDSVPMVAITGNVTTQLLGKDSFQEVDITGITMPITKHNFIVKDVADLAKTIRRAFQIAQEGRPGPVLIDVPKDITVHTADFVPEVPRKLAPRTERLSEKSMETALDLIQHAQRPMCYVGGGVIRAKASDDLTQFLENIDSPACTSLMGCGAVNSYSPRFTGLVGMHGTKVSNMCVSACDLLVVIGARFSDRVVSKASAFAKNAKIIHIDVDPAEIDKNIKTYCHVVGDLKVVLEELNKRIAKPMVHKEWMDQVAEFKKRYPIRVDSESARSKEILKALQSVLPPNFFVVTEVGQHQMWAAQFLKHVQPGHFLTSGGLGTMGYGTGASIGAQVGNPESRVVNVAGDGSFRMNCNELATIARYRLPVIILLMNNHTLGMVRQWQTLFFDKHYSETTLDTDIDWVTLASAFGVKGMRIRREDDPKPILQAALELGEAVVIDCEIPVDDKVYPMVAPGASIEDMLGVQEVDEY, encoded by the coding sequence ATGCAGATGACAGGAGCCCAGATCATCATCGAGTGTTTGGTTGAACAGGGAGTGGATACCGTGTTTGGTTTTCCCGGCGGAGCCGTGCTTCCCCTCTACGATGCCCTCTTCCAGAACCAGAGGCGTATACGCCATATTTTGACGAGTCATGAGCAAGGTGCCAGCCATGCAGCCGATGGGTATGCCCGCAGTACCGGAAAGGTCGGTGTGTGCATTGCAACCAGCGGGCCGGGAGCAACCAATTTGGTGACCGGCATTGCAACCGCCTACATGGACAGCGTCCCTATGGTGGCGATTACCGGAAACGTGACCACCCAGCTGTTGGGCAAGGACAGCTTCCAGGAAGTTGATATCACCGGCATCACCATGCCGATCACCAAGCACAACTTCATCGTCAAGGATGTTGCAGACCTGGCAAAGACGATACGCAGGGCCTTCCAGATCGCCCAGGAGGGTCGCCCTGGTCCGGTCTTGATCGATGTCCCCAAGGATATTACGGTTCATACCGCTGACTTTGTCCCCGAGGTTCCCCGGAAACTTGCTCCCAGAACTGAACGACTCAGTGAGAAGAGCATGGAAACAGCCCTCGATTTGATCCAGCATGCACAAAGGCCGATGTGCTATGTCGGTGGTGGAGTCATCAGGGCGAAAGCCAGTGACGATTTGACACAATTCTTGGAGAACATAGACAGCCCTGCCTGTACTTCGTTGATGGGGTGTGGAGCGGTGAACTCCTACAGCCCACGCTTCACGGGTCTGGTGGGTATGCACGGGACGAAAGTCTCGAATATGTGTGTCTCCGCCTGCGACCTCTTGGTGGTAATCGGGGCACGCTTCAGCGACCGTGTGGTCAGCAAGGCCAGTGCCTTCGCGAAGAATGCAAAGATCATCCACATCGATGTCGACCCGGCGGAAATCGACAAGAACATCAAGACCTACTGTCATGTGGTCGGCGACTTGAAGGTTGTGCTGGAGGAGCTGAACAAGCGTATTGCAAAGCCGATGGTCCACAAGGAATGGATGGATCAGGTAGCTGAATTCAAGAAGCGGTATCCCATCCGTGTGGACAGCGAGAGTGCACGCAGCAAGGAGATTCTGAAAGCACTGCAATCGGTTCTGCCTCCCAACTTCTTCGTGGTCACCGAAGTCGGTCAACATCAGATGTGGGCCGCCCAATTTCTCAAGCATGTGCAACCCGGTCACTTCCTTACCAGTGGAGGCCTCGGCACGATGGGGTATGGGACAGGGGCTTCAATAGGGGCGCAGGTGGGTAATCCTGAAAGCCGGGTGGTCAATGTAGCGGGGGATGGGTCGTTCAGAATGAATTGCAATGAGCTTGCGACCATCGCTCGCTACCGTCTGCCGGTGATCATCCTCTTGATGAACAACCACACTCTGGGTATGGTCAGACAGTGGCAGACGCTGTTCTTCGACAAGCACTACAGTGAAACCACCTTGGATACCGACATCGATTGGGTGACCCTTGCCTCGGCCTTCGGCGTCAAGGGCATGCGTATTCGGAGGGAGGACGACCCCAAGCCGATTCTCCAGGCCGCTTTGGAACTGGGAGAGGCTGTGGTCATCGACTGTGAGATCCCTGTGGATGACAAGGTCTATCCGATGGTTGCCCCCGGGGCCTCCATCGAGGATATGCTCGGCGTACAGGAAGTGGATGAATATTGA
- the ilvD gene encoding dihydroxy-acid dehydratase: MDNTKQRSAQMTEGAQRSPHRSLMKALGWTDREIHMPIIGIVNGANDIIPGHIHLNRIVEAVKAGVRQAGGNPVSFPVIGVCDGIAMGHTGMKYSLASREVIADSIEIMATAHPFDALVFVPNCDKIVPGMLMAAARINIPSIFISGGPMLAGKIPGDSSCGTSLSVMFEKVGTHAAGLLSDEQLLAYEDNACPTCGSCSGMFTANSMNCLTEAIGMGLPGNGTVPAVYSARDRLAKEAGYQVMELLKNNVRPLDIMTEKAFANALAVDMALGCSTNTMLHLPAIAHEAGVDLDIFMANDISAKVPNLCHLAPAGEHHIEDLYAAGGVLAVMHELGKAGLLDPSLPTVSGKSIGELYEQAHVYDHEVIRPIEQPFSPMGGIAVLRGNLAPDGAVVKRSAVDGKMLVHEGPARVFESEEASIEAIFSGRIKAGDVIVIRYEGPKGGPGMREMLSPTSAIAGMGLDKDVALLTDGRFSGATRGASIGHVSPEAAEGGPIGLVEEGDRIRIDIHKGTLDVLVDEQVLAERRKHWVCKESEIQTGYLARYAKQVSSASTGAIFRT, from the coding sequence ATGGACAATACAAAGCAGCGTTCAGCACAGATGACCGAGGGAGCCCAAAGAAGCCCCCACCGGTCGTTGATGAAGGCCTTGGGATGGACCGACAGGGAAATCCATATGCCGATCATCGGCATCGTAAACGGGGCGAATGACATCATTCCCGGCCACATTCATCTCAACAGGATTGTGGAGGCGGTCAAGGCAGGGGTGCGTCAGGCAGGGGGGAACCCCGTCTCGTTCCCTGTCATCGGTGTCTGTGACGGCATAGCGATGGGGCATACAGGCATGAAGTACTCGCTTGCAAGCCGCGAGGTCATCGCCGACTCCATCGAGATCATGGCAACCGCCCATCCGTTCGATGCTTTGGTGTTCGTTCCCAACTGTGACAAGATCGTACCCGGTATGCTGATGGCTGCAGCCCGGATCAACATTCCCTCGATCTTTATCTCCGGCGGTCCTATGCTCGCCGGAAAAATTCCCGGCGATAGCAGCTGCGGCACCAGTCTTTCGGTGATGTTCGAGAAGGTAGGCACCCATGCAGCAGGCCTGCTCAGTGATGAACAGCTGCTCGCCTATGAGGACAATGCATGCCCCACCTGTGGTTCTTGCAGCGGTATGTTTACCGCAAACAGCATGAACTGCCTGACCGAGGCCATCGGAATGGGGCTTCCCGGCAATGGGACGGTCCCCGCTGTATACAGCGCCCGTGACCGGTTGGCCAAGGAGGCGGGGTATCAAGTCATGGAACTGCTGAAGAACAATGTTCGTCCGCTTGATATTATGACAGAAAAGGCGTTTGCCAATGCCCTGGCGGTAGATATGGCCCTCGGGTGCAGCACCAACACGATGCTTCACCTGCCAGCCATCGCCCATGAGGCGGGTGTGGACCTGGATATCTTCATGGCCAATGACATCAGCGCCAAGGTTCCGAATCTCTGCCATCTCGCCCCTGCAGGCGAACATCACATCGAGGATCTCTATGCAGCCGGAGGTGTGCTTGCCGTAATGCATGAGCTTGGCAAGGCCGGTCTGCTAGATCCTTCGCTTCCCACCGTCAGCGGCAAGAGCATCGGTGAGTTGTATGAACAGGCACACGTGTATGACCACGAGGTGATTCGTCCAATCGAGCAGCCGTTCTCCCCCATGGGAGGCATTGCCGTTCTGAGAGGAAACCTGGCACCCGACGGGGCCGTGGTCAAGCGCAGCGCCGTGGATGGGAAAATGCTGGTGCATGAAGGTCCCGCCAGGGTCTTCGAAAGTGAAGAGGCCTCGATCGAGGCGATTTTCAGCGGGAGGATCAAGGCCGGCGATGTCATCGTCATCCGCTATGAAGGTCCCAAGGGAGGGCCCGGCATGCGTGAGATGCTCAGCCCGACCAGTGCAATCGCCGGCATGGGCTTGGACAAGGATGTAGCCCTGCTCACCGATGGCCGGTTCAGCGGAGCCACCCGCGGAGCTTCCATAGGCCATGTAAGCCCGGAAGCCGCTGAAGGCGGTCCGATAGGATTGGTTGAGGAAGGAGACAGGATCAGGATAGACATTCACAAGGGAACGTTGGATGTGTTGGTTGATGAACAAGTGCTCGCCGAGCGCAGAAAGCATTGGGTCTGCAAGGAGAGTGAAATCCAGACCGGATACTTGGCCCGGTATGCCAAGCAGGTCAGCAGTGCGTCAACCGGAGCGATTTTCAGAACATAA
- a CDS encoding Cof-type HAD-IIB family hydrolase gives MFECKLICTDIDGTLLDSRHQITERTKETLRRARRKGIIVALVSGRIASSLAILQQEIGIQGPLGCFNGSLALDEDGNELEAHPIRLEQALEVLEAVRHTELEAFVFTNESWYTKARSPWYDIEVEASRTEGRIVPFSELSCAFHPGERPFKVLCMHHDPAYVASVQPGLQQAFGSSLNILNSSPKYIEILARGVDKGHAVRSLCNAYSIDASTVMAVGDFYNDIGMFRASGYSVAMGNAPQAVKDHAIAVTRSNNEDGLALAIEAVL, from the coding sequence ATGTTTGAATGCAAACTCATCTGTACCGATATCGATGGTACCCTGCTGGACAGCCGGCATCAGATCACCGAGCGCACCAAGGAGACTTTGAGGAGAGCCCGACGCAAAGGCATCATCGTCGCCCTGGTCAGTGGACGCATCGCCTCAAGCCTTGCCATCCTGCAGCAAGAAATCGGCATCCAAGGGCCGTTGGGTTGTTTCAACGGCTCATTGGCCCTCGATGAGGACGGCAATGAACTGGAAGCACACCCGATTCGACTTGAGCAGGCCCTCGAAGTATTGGAAGCTGTCCGTCATACCGAGCTGGAGGCCTTTGTCTTCACCAATGAAAGCTGGTACACCAAAGCGAGAAGCCCTTGGTACGATATAGAAGTCGAGGCTTCCCGGACTGAAGGGCGAATTGTTCCTTTCAGCGAACTATCTTGTGCATTTCATCCGGGGGAGAGGCCTTTCAAGGTACTGTGCATGCACCACGACCCTGCCTATGTAGCAAGCGTCCAGCCTGGGTTGCAGCAGGCCTTTGGTTCTTCACTGAACATCCTCAACTCGTCGCCGAAGTATATCGAGATTCTGGCAAGGGGAGTCGACAAGGGCCATGCCGTTCGGTCGTTGTGCAACGCGTACTCCATCGATGCGAGTACGGTCATGGCCGTCGGTGATTTCTACAACGACATCGGAATGTTCCGTGCAAGCGGCTACTCGGTGGCGATGGGCAATGCACCCCAGGCAGTGAAAGATCATGCCATCGCAGTGACAAGAAGCAATAATGAGGATGGGCTGGCGCTTGCCATAGAGGCAGTCCTATGA
- a CDS encoding 4Fe-4S ferredoxin produces the protein MHAARNIALCTKDCVCLFICPTGATDTENGQIDFSKCIDGCRLCVDACPSHALYLVPGTYPQPQPKTEPVKTALLDLAKSKADQMALADQLAQESEDPVFRQLCKTVAMSNRILAEDCYREAGYILPQSNAVRQLLKELVQKHEGDDAFPRDAVEALLAKL, from the coding sequence ATGCATGCTGCAAGAAATATAGCACTCTGTACCAAGGATTGTGTCTGTCTGTTCATCTGCCCCACCGGTGCTACCGATACAGAGAACGGCCAAATCGACTTCTCCAAGTGTATTGACGGATGCCGCCTGTGTGTGGATGCCTGCCCCAGCCATGCCCTCTATCTGGTTCCCGGCACCTATCCTCAACCCCAGCCTAAGACGGAGCCTGTGAAGACAGCCCTGCTGGATCTCGCCAAGAGCAAGGCGGACCAGATGGCCCTTGCCGATCAGTTGGCCCAAGAGAGTGAAGACCCTGTCTTCCGTCAACTCTGCAAGACTGTCGCCATGAGCAATAGAATTCTGGCAGAGGATTGCTATCGGGAAGCAGGGTACATCCTACCCCAAAGCAATGCAGTACGACAGTTGCTCAAAGAGCTTGTACAGAAGCATGAAGGAGATGACGCTTTTCCCAGGGATGCTGTTGAGGCCTTGCTGGCCAAGCTGTAG
- a CDS encoding helix-turn-helix domain-containing protein: MEQLPIGQAIKALRLAQNMTQEELIEKADLSRSQLYYIESGKRTPRLPTMQSICAALSVSLLDFMHYLYQYSSTSCTPSISSMEAPGATIG, from the coding sequence ATGGAACAGTTACCGATTGGACAAGCCATAAAGGCCCTAAGACTTGCACAAAACATGACCCAGGAAGAGCTCATAGAAAAAGCCGACCTCTCGCGAAGCCAGCTCTATTACATTGAATCGGGAAAAAGGACTCCAAGGCTGCCGACGATGCAGAGCATCTGTGCAGCCCTCTCGGTCTCACTACTCGATTTCATGCACTATCTGTATCAATATTCATCCACTTCCTGTACGCCGAGCATATCCTCGATGGAGGCCCCGGGGGCAACCATCGGATAG
- the adhE gene encoding bifunctional acetaldehyde-CoA/alcohol dehydrogenase yields the protein MAETQVTELFAGQEQLQALIERVKRAQIKFSTYTQEQVDTIFRAAAIAANDERIKLAAMAVRETGMGIVEDKVIKNHFAAEYIFHKYKDEKTCGVIETDAGFGIKKIAEPKGVICGIIPTTNPTSTAIFKSLISLKTRNAIIFSPHPRAKECTCLAARIILEAAVKAGAPEDIIAWIDEPSIQKTDYLMRNPLVNLILATGGPSMVKSAYSSGIPAIGVGPGNTPALVDKSADIKMAVSSILMSKTFDNGVVCASEQAVICHKDIYDAMKEEFQNRGAYFLCTEQADLLRKVIIDPKRKTVNPAIVGQSAAKVAELAGFSVPASTKVLIGEVESIEEAEPFAHEKLSPVLAMYTCDNFGDGTNKAAKLVALGGFGHTSVLYIDETETEKVETFSKTVKTSRILVNMPASQGAIGDIYNFRLEPSLTLGCGSWGNNSISENVGPKHLLNIKTEAARRENMLWFKLPPKIYFKYGSLPIALGELKGKKRAFIITDSFLFSSGMVEKITDTLDSLGIETETFHQVKPDPTLATITEGMKLINAFKPDVLIGLGGGSPMDAAKIMWLLYEHPEVKFEGLALRFMDIQKRIYAFPDMGKKAELICIPTTSGTGSEVTPFAIITDEKTGMKWAIADYALTPSMAIVDSELAMGQPKGLTASCGLDVLTHALEALASSMSTDYTNGLSLEAARMIFKYLPQAYRNGDDKKAREKVHNASTIAGMAFSNAFLGVCHSMAHKLGAQFHVPHGMANALLLCNVIRYNATDNPTKQAAFPQYEYPSAVSRYARAADYIAMAVNDQQNTPYIQTNLSDTQAMRVEALVAGIEKLKKELDIPSSIKEWGVKEEDFLAVVDELAVKAFDDQCTGTNPRYPLISEIKQLYLDSFYGRAYTEA from the coding sequence ATGGCAGAAACACAAGTCACAGAGCTCTTTGCAGGACAGGAGCAGCTGCAGGCCCTTATTGAACGGGTTAAACGAGCGCAAATCAAATTCTCAACCTATACCCAAGAGCAGGTTGACACCATATTCAGGGCAGCTGCCATAGCAGCAAACGACGAGCGCATCAAGCTCGCAGCCATGGCCGTCAGAGAGACCGGCATGGGCATTGTCGAGGACAAGGTCATCAAGAACCACTTTGCAGCCGAGTACATCTTCCATAAGTACAAGGACGAGAAAACCTGCGGGGTAATCGAGACCGATGCAGGCTTCGGCATCAAGAAAATCGCCGAGCCCAAGGGAGTCATCTGCGGCATCATACCCACCACCAACCCGACCAGCACCGCCATCTTCAAGAGTCTCATAAGCCTGAAGACCCGCAATGCCATCATCTTCAGCCCCCATCCCAGAGCCAAGGAGTGCACCTGCCTTGCAGCCCGCATCATCCTCGAGGCGGCTGTGAAGGCTGGAGCCCCCGAGGACATCATCGCCTGGATCGACGAACCTTCCATCCAGAAAACCGATTACTTGATGCGCAATCCCCTGGTAAACCTCATTCTTGCAACCGGAGGTCCTTCCATGGTGAAAAGCGCCTACTCTTCCGGCATTCCGGCCATCGGAGTCGGACCCGGCAACACCCCGGCCCTGGTGGACAAGAGCGCCGACATCAAGATGGCGGTAAGTTCCATTCTCATGTCCAAGACCTTCGACAACGGGGTTGTCTGCGCTTCCGAGCAGGCTGTGATCTGCCATAAGGACATCTATGATGCAATGAAGGAAGAGTTCCAAAACCGCGGGGCTTATTTTCTTTGCACCGAACAGGCCGACCTGCTTCGCAAGGTGATCATCGACCCCAAGCGCAAGACCGTAAATCCGGCCATAGTCGGCCAAAGTGCCGCAAAAGTCGCTGAACTTGCGGGGTTTTCGGTACCTGCATCCACAAAGGTCCTTATCGGAGAGGTCGAATCGATCGAGGAGGCCGAACCGTTCGCCCACGAAAAACTCAGCCCGGTATTGGCGATGTACACATGCGACAACTTCGGTGACGGAACCAACAAGGCGGCCAAGCTGGTCGCCCTGGGGGGCTTCGGCCATACCAGTGTCCTGTACATCGACGAGACAGAGACCGAAAAAGTGGAAACCTTCAGTAAGACCGTTAAGACCAGCAGAATCTTGGTGAACATGCCCGCCAGCCAAGGTGCAATCGGCGATATCTACAACTTCCGCCTTGAACCTTCCTTGACCTTGGGCTGCGGCAGCTGGGGCAACAACTCCATCAGCGAGAACGTAGGGCCCAAGCACCTGTTGAACATCAAGACCGAAGCTGCAAGGAGAGAAAACATGCTCTGGTTCAAACTGCCTCCCAAAATCTACTTCAAGTACGGCTCGCTGCCCATTGCACTGGGCGAACTGAAGGGCAAGAAGCGCGCTTTCATCATCACCGACTCCTTCCTCTTCTCCAGCGGGATGGTCGAGAAAATCACCGATACCTTGGACAGCCTGGGCATCGAGACCGAGACCTTCCACCAAGTCAAACCCGACCCGACCCTGGCAACGATCACCGAGGGGATGAAGCTCATCAACGCCTTCAAGCCCGATGTGCTCATCGGCCTGGGCGGAGGATCCCCGATGGATGCAGCAAAGATCATGTGGCTGCTCTATGAGCATCCGGAGGTGAAGTTCGAAGGCCTCGCCCTCAGGTTCATGGATATCCAGAAACGCATCTACGCCTTCCCCGACATGGGAAAGAAGGCAGAGCTTATCTGCATCCCCACCACCAGCGGAACCGGCAGCGAGGTCACTCCGTTTGCCATCATCACCGATGAAAAAACCGGTATGAAGTGGGCCATCGCCGACTATGCCCTCACCCCGAGCATGGCCATCGTCGACAGTGAACTGGCCATGGGCCAGCCCAAGGGCCTGACGGCAAGCTGCGGTCTGGATGTCCTGACCCATGCCCTGGAGGCCCTTGCCTCCAGCATGTCGACCGACTACACCAACGGACTGAGCCTTGAGGCTGCACGCATGATCTTCAAGTACCTGCCGCAGGCCTATCGCAACGGTGATGACAAGAAGGCCAGGGAGAAGGTGCACAACGCCTCGACCATCGCAGGCATGGCATTCTCCAACGCCTTTCTGGGAGTCTGCCACTCCATGGCCCACAAGCTGGGAGCACAGTTCCATGTACCACATGGCATGGCCAACGCCCTGCTCTTGTGCAACGTCATCCGCTACAACGCCACCGACAACCCGACCAAGCAGGCGGCCTTCCCGCAGTACGAGTACCCCTCGGCGGTGAGCAGGTACGCCAGGGCGGCCGATTACATCGCCATGGCTGTCAACGACCAGCAGAACACGCCGTATATCCAAACCAACCTAAGCGACACGCAGGCGATGAGGGTAGAGGCCCTGGTAGCAGGCATCGAGAAGCTGAAGAAGGAGCTGGACATCCCCTCCTCCATCAAGGAGTGGGGCGTCAAGGAAGAGGATTTCCTTGCAGTGGTCGACGAACTTGCCGTCAAGGCATTCGACGACCAATGCACAGGTACCAATCCCCGCTACCCCCTGATCAGCGAGATCAAGCAACTGTACCTCGACTCCTTCTATGGAAGGGCGTATACAGAAGCGTAA